A single genomic interval of Bacteroidota bacterium harbors:
- a CDS encoding NAD(P)-binding domain-containing protein: protein MSTKRLKIVFLGAGNVATHLSKALQKAGHHILQIYSRTEKSAKELAMQLNVPY, encoded by the coding sequence ATGTCAACTAAAAGATTGAAAATCGTATTTTTAGGTGCAGGGAATGTCGCCACCCACCTGTCAAAGGCACTGCAAAAAGCCGGGCATCATATTCTTCAGATATACAGCCGTACGGAAAAATCCGCAAAAGAATTGGCAATGCAACTTAATGTACCGTAT